The genomic segment CTCCTTGGTGGTGAAAAAGGGTTCAAAGATATGAGAACAGGTCTCTTGATCCATGCCCTGTCCGGTGTCCTGTACCGAGAGCATCAGGTAGCGGCCGGGGCGCACGCCCACCTGTTTCTTGCAATACGCCTCGTCCAGCACTTGCGGCCGGGTGGATAAGATCAAATCACCGCCGGAGGGCATGGCGTCGCCGGCGTTCATGACCAGATTGATCACCATCTGCCCCAGCTCGCCCGGATCAATTCGAATGTTGCCGATGCTGCCGTGAATGTCAGCGGTCAGGCTGACGTTTTCGCGCACCAGCCTTCGCAGCCATTTGATCATGTCTAAAAGAGCGGCGTTCAGATCCAGCACCTTGAGCTCGAACTGCTGTTTGCGGCTGAAGGCGAGCAGCTGACTGGTCAGCGCTGCCGCGCGTTTGCTGGTGCGCATGATCTGATCCGCATAATCCTGCAGCGTTTTATCCCCTTTGGCATCCATAGCGATGAATTCAGCGCTGTTCTGGATGACCATGAGCATATTGTTGAATTCATGCGCCATGCCGCCGGCCAACCGGCCCAGCGCCTCCATCTTTTTACCGTGCTGAACCTGCCGCTGCATGCGCTGGAGCTCTTCATCCGCCTTTTTGCGCCGGGTGATGTCCCGGGAGAATAAAAGAATGTAATTCTTTCCGTCCGAATGAAACAGATTAGCGCTGATTTCTACTGCCATCAATCCGCCCTGTTTGTGACGATGTACGCTTTCAAACGACACGGAGGGTTTGCTGCGCAATTGGGTCAGCAGCGTGGCCCACGCCCTGGGCGTCAGATTGACGTCCAGATCAGCGATGGCCAGCTGGTGGAGCTCTGCCGGAGTATAGCCGGTGGTGAGCGCGCCCGTTTCGTTCACCAACAGAAACCGGCCCGCTTCGTTCAGCCAGTAGATGCCGATGGCCGCCCGTTCATAAGCGAACTGGGTGAACTGCATCCCTCGCTCCAAGTTTTTGCGGCGGCGTTGCTCCTCCGCCTTTTCCAGGGCTTCGGCCACGGCGCGGTTGAGCTGCGCCAGCTGGTCCATCGGCAGGTAGTCCGCCGCGCCGTGTTTCAGCGCTTCCACCGCCCGGCTTTCATCGTCTTCGTCGGTCACGATGATGAGAGGGATGTCGAGTTCTTTTTCTTTGAGGATGCGGAGGACATCGAGGCAGCTCCCGCCCGGAAGGGTCCAGGCGGAGAGGATGAGGTCGGGCTTTTCCCCCAACGCCGGGGCAAGGGCTTTGGCGGCTGTCACGGTGCGGATGTCCGGCTGTGGTTTCTGTTTCATCAAAATACGAATAATCCGATCCGCCCGCTGCGGATCCCGCTCGAGCACCAACAGCTTTTGTCCGCCCATACGCCGCCGCCTTATTGTTAAAAGAAAATTGCGCAATCCGCATACTGCCCTGATATAAAATACGACTTTTTCCCGTTTCGCCAAACATTTTTTCCAGCATTTTTCTTTTGATTTTCCATATTTTTTTTGCATGTTAATAAATCATGGCAGTTCCAGGACCGGCGCAGCCAGAAAGCCCAATCCCGCCGGCCGTCACCATCATTTGGAGGCATCAGGATGAAACGAAAAACACTTTGTCTGTTCTTCATTCTAGGAGGATTTTTCGCCATGGACGTGCATGCACAAAAGAGCTTTAACGGACTGAACATGAGTTTGGGCAATCTCTCACGCTTGTCGCATGCCAAAACGCGTTCCATCTCGGCGGAGAATTTTACCGGTGAAAAAGGCAAGGGGGGCATGGCCACTGAGGGGACCGGCAACCAGGCGGCACGGGACCTGGGCCAGGGCTGGAAAGTGTCGCCCTGTGTGAGAATTCAACCCAAAGAGACCTTTACCATGGCGACCATCCAGGGGCCCGGCGCCATTCAGCACATCTGGGTGACGCCGACGGGTCATTGGCGTTACTCCATCATCCGCTTTTACTGGGACGGCGAGACCGAGCCCTCCATCGAAGCGCCCATCGGTGATTTCTTTGCCTGCGGCTGGGGCCAGTACAGCCAGATCAACTCCCTGGCGATCTGCGTCAATCCCGGCAGCGCCTTTAACTGCTACTGGGAGATGCCGTTCCGCAAATCGTGCCGGATCACCTTTGAAAATCTGGACGAAGAGGCTATGACCCTTTTCTACCAGGTCGATTATACGCTCACGGAGGTGCCGGAGGATGCGGCTTACCTGCATGCGCAGTTCCGCAGGACTAATCCCCTGCCCTACAAAACCGATTATGTGATCCTCGACGGCGTTAAAGGGTGGGGTCATTTCGTCGGCACCTACATGGCCTGGGGCGTAAACAACAACGGCTGGTGGGGTGAGGGCGAGATCAAATTTTTTATCGACGGCGACGGAAAATATCCCACCATCTGCGGCACCGGCACGGAAGACTATTTTTGCGGTTCTTATAATTTCGAGAACCGTGAGACCAAGCAGTATCAGGTCTTTTCCACGCCCTACAGCGGGCTGTCGCAAGTGATCAAACCGGACGGCGTCTACAACTCGCAGCAGCGCTTTGGCCTATATCGCTGGCACATCATG from the bacterium genome contains:
- a CDS encoding response regulator, with translation MGGQKLLVLERDPQRADRIIRILMKQKPQPDIRTVTAAKALAPALGEKPDLILSAWTLPGGSCLDVLRILKEKELDIPLIIVTDEDDESRAVEALKHGAADYLPMDQLAQLNRAVAEALEKAEEQRRRKNLERGMQFTQFAYERAAIGIYWLNEAGRFLLVNETGALTTGYTPAELHQLAIADLDVNLTPRAWATLLTQLRSKPSVSFESVHRHKQGGLMAVEISANLFHSDGKNYILLFSRDITRRKKADEELQRMQRQVQHGKKMEALGRLAGGMAHEFNNMLMVIQNSAEFIAMDAKGDKTLQDYADQIMRTSKRAAALTSQLLAFSRKQQFELKVLDLNAALLDMIKWLRRLVRENVSLTADIHGSIGNIRIDPGELGQMVINLVMNAGDAMPSGGDLILSTRPQVLDEAYCKKQVGVRPGRYLMLSVQDTGQGMDQETCSHIFEPFFTTKENGTGLGLSIVFGIVQQNGGHIECISQKGKGTLFRLYLPQVDGPESTPGGTIHYDTLPRGSETILLVEDEPDVRISGVRTLEKQGYKVLCAQNGIEALALLEATPEPIHLLITDVIMPLLSGAELAKQVLKRRKGIKVLYTSAYPDGVIFSQHDVDVTSAFFIGKPFTIEEIAIKVRQVLDS
- a CDS encoding DUF2961 domain-containing protein, with amino-acid sequence MKRKTLCLFFILGGFFAMDVHAQKSFNGLNMSLGNLSRLSHAKTRSISAENFTGEKGKGGMATEGTGNQAARDLGQGWKVSPCVRIQPKETFTMATIQGPGAIQHIWVTPTGHWRYSIIRFYWDGETEPSIEAPIGDFFACGWGQYSQINSLAICVNPGSAFNCYWEMPFRKSCRITFENLDEEAMTLFYQVDYTLTEVPEDAAYLHAQFRRTNPLPYKTDYVILDGVKGWGHFVGTYMAWGVNNNGWWGEGEIKFFIDGDGKYPTICGTGTEDYFCGSYNFENRETKQYQVFSTPYSGLSQVIKPDGVYNSQQRFGLYRWHIMDPIRFEKDLRVTIQALGWRSGGRYLPLQDDIASTAFWYQTEPHAAFPKLPDKDYLEVR